From the genome of Nitrosopumilus sp., one region includes:
- a CDS encoding PQQ-dependent sugar dehydrogenase, with the protein MDKKIQIAVIAVAIIFSVFVLTSPSDPIPLPEPNSNSESDFVIILAKNLDEPRAIAVSDDRIFVTEKGGLIKVIQNDVLLESPLATLRPADVFDGGLLGIALHPNFSNNHYIYVFLTYDENGILWNKILRITESENKLKNAETIFDRIPGSSFTNGGFIKFGPDEKLYVGTGTVSEASHLPQDLNSLSGKILRLNDDGTIPSDNPFDGSPVYSLGHRNPQGMTWDDDGNLFVAEFGPEKNDEINLVLPGKNYGWPEQECSGNENFEDAILCYDPSIEPGGILFYSGNAIDFESSFIMASMRSTNLYQLDFEEGLSSQKSVLSGIGRVRDVVQGTDGSLYVITSNTDGKGFPDGVDDKLLRILK; encoded by the coding sequence GTGGACAAGAAAATCCAAATTGCTGTAATTGCAGTTGCCATAATATTTTCTGTATTTGTTCTAACTTCTCCATCTGATCCAATTCCGTTACCTGAACCTAATTCAAATTCTGAAAGTGATTTTGTAATTATTTTAGCTAAAAACCTAGATGAGCCTCGTGCCATCGCTGTATCTGATGATAGAATTTTTGTTACTGAAAAGGGTGGTTTGATTAAAGTGATTCAAAACGATGTGTTATTGGAGTCGCCTTTGGCTACATTGCGTCCTGCTGATGTATTTGATGGTGGTTTGTTGGGAATAGCATTACATCCAAATTTTTCAAATAATCATTACATCTACGTATTTTTAACATATGATGAAAATGGAATTTTATGGAATAAGATTTTAAGAATAACTGAATCTGAGAATAAATTAAAAAATGCAGAAACCATCTTTGATAGAATTCCAGGTTCTTCTTTTACAAACGGTGGATTCATCAAATTTGGGCCAGATGAAAAATTATACGTGGGTACAGGTACAGTATCTGAAGCATCTCACCTACCTCAAGATCTCAATTCTTTGTCTGGAAAAATTTTAAGACTCAATGACGATGGCACTATTCCAAGCGATAATCCTTTTGATGGTTCACCTGTCTATTCCTTGGGACATCGAAATCCTCAAGGTATGACGTGGGATGACGATGGAAATTTGTTTGTAGCAGAATTTGGACCAGAAAAAAATGATGAAATTAATTTAGTTCTACCTGGAAAAAATTATGGCTGGCCCGAACAGGAATGTTCAGGTAATGAAAATTTTGAAGATGCCATCCTTTGCTATGATCCAAGTATAGAGCCCGGCGGTATCTTATTTTATTCTGGTAATGCCATTGATTTTGAATCTTCTTTCATAATGGCATCTATGAGATCTACAAATCTATATCAATTGGATTTCGAAGAAGGATTAAGTTCTCAAAAATCGGTTCTTAGTGGCATCGGGCGTGTTCGTGATGTTGTACAAGGTACTGACGGTAGCCTTTATGTAATTACTTCAAATACTGATGGAAAAGGTTTTCCAGATGGTGTGGATGATAAATTATTGAGGATATTAAAATAA
- a CDS encoding DUF1743 domain-containing protein, which translates to MNDETVLNVGFDDTDSPKGMCTTFLAYKTVNLLQKQKTVFLDFPRLIRFNPNIPWKTRGNGAVSMKIKTKNPSKVKNQIKNLVSKYSDTENGANPGLVFLESDSISPEFTKFSNLALWQLINRNNAKKFAKQNNLEVYFQGNGQGLVGAIGAIGYDFHDHTLELLSYRKKPKFGKERKISTESVKIMQEKTSPDTFNSFDAEKGRVLIMPHGPDPVFYGIRGETVNSLLYATTILKSDEKLDGYMIFKSNQGTGDHLKNELNSENMKPYASGKITGVVSNSPKIVKGGHVFFKIVSQNHEFWCAVYKPTGISTIASNLIKGDRICVGGGIRKASKNFPRIMNIEFLDILFLEKNISTSNPDCKQCHKKMKSKGKNQGFQCIRCGKKYSEKIPNEISRKIKKQFYLPKISAHRHLTRPLQRVGSFNKTTVFDESLSWFHVYGK; encoded by the coding sequence ATGAATGATGAAACGGTTCTAAATGTTGGATTTGATGATACTGATTCGCCAAAAGGTATGTGTACCACATTTTTAGCTTACAAAACTGTTAATTTACTTCAGAAACAAAAAACTGTATTTCTTGACTTTCCACGATTAATCCGATTTAATCCTAACATTCCATGGAAAACAAGAGGTAATGGGGCGGTATCTATGAAAATAAAAACAAAAAATCCATCCAAAGTTAAAAATCAAATTAAAAATCTTGTTTCAAAATATTCTGATACTGAAAATGGTGCAAATCCTGGACTGGTATTTCTTGAAAGTGATTCTATTTCGCCCGAATTTACCAAATTTAGTAATTTGGCATTATGGCAATTGATAAATCGAAATAATGCAAAAAAATTTGCTAAACAAAATAATTTGGAAGTCTATTTTCAAGGAAATGGTCAAGGACTGGTTGGGGCGATAGGGGCAATAGGGTATGATTTTCACGATCACACTTTAGAACTTTTGAGTTATCGTAAGAAACCAAAATTTGGAAAAGAAAGAAAAATTTCTACTGAAAGTGTAAAAATTATGCAGGAAAAAACTTCCCCTGATACGTTTAACAGTTTTGATGCTGAGAAAGGACGAGTTTTGATCATGCCTCATGGACCTGATCCTGTTTTCTACGGTATTCGAGGTGAGACTGTAAATTCATTACTTTATGCCACTACAATTTTGAAAAGTGATGAGAAATTAGATGGCTACATGATCTTCAAGTCTAATCAGGGAACTGGTGATCATTTGAAAAATGAATTAAATTCTGAAAACATGAAACCATATGCGTCTGGAAAAATTACAGGTGTTGTATCTAATAGTCCAAAAATTGTCAAGGGTGGCCACGTATTTTTCAAGATTGTTTCTCAAAATCATGAATTTTGGTGTGCTGTCTACAAGCCTACTGGAATTTCAACTATCGCTTCAAATTTGATAAAAGGTGATAGAATATGTGTGGGAGGTGGGATAAGAAAGGCATCAAAAAATTTTCCTCGGATAATGAATATCGAATTTCTTGATATTCTTTTTCTAGAAAAAAATATCTCAACGTCAAATCCTGATTGCAAGCAATGTCACAAAAAAATGAAATCTAAAGGTAAAAACCAAGGATTTCAATGTATTCGTTGTGGAAAAAAATATTCAGAAAAAATTCCCAATGAAATTTCAAGAAAAATCAAAAAACAATTTTATCTTCCAAAAATATCTGCACATAGACATCTAACTAGACCATTACAACGTGTTGGAAGTTTTAACAAAACTACCGTTTTTGATGAATCTCTCTCATGGTTTCATGTTTATGGAAAGTAG
- the dph2 gene encoding diphthamide biosynthesis enzyme Dph2, with translation MIIIDEERIFKEIEEKDPVSVSLNGPDGILPQVQETAIRITEKYDIPAYVLADTTWGTCDLNTNGAKILGSEIQFNIGHTINTESLEKNLVLIDAFDDVGFDSVAKKCTQLLKGKIISLVTDSQHLHQMDKVEEILTESGISVKIGKGKGQLNDGQVFGCEFYPATKLKKEVDAYVFLGQSNFHAAGIALSTNLPTYVLDPYFNEVREVTEFAQQLKKKATLAIYKAADAKSFGVIIGLKEGQLSKVFGLKIKKELEKEGKKVQLFALTDITNDRLRNLKGIDAFIQVACPRISTDNQFDMPVLSTPQANALLKILRNEDVGEYLEKQHWL, from the coding sequence TTGATTATAATAGATGAAGAAAGAATTTTCAAAGAAATAGAGGAAAAAGATCCAGTATCAGTTTCATTAAACGGTCCAGACGGAATATTACCCCAAGTTCAAGAAACTGCAATTAGAATAACAGAAAAATATGACATTCCAGCATACGTTTTAGCAGACACTACATGGGGAACTTGTGATCTTAATACAAATGGTGCAAAAATTCTAGGTTCCGAGATTCAATTTAACATTGGACACACGATCAATACAGAATCACTAGAAAAAAACCTGGTCTTAATTGATGCTTTCGACGATGTAGGGTTTGACAGTGTTGCAAAAAAATGCACCCAATTACTAAAAGGAAAAATTATTTCTTTGGTTACAGATAGTCAACATCTACATCAAATGGACAAAGTGGAAGAAATTTTGACAGAAAGTGGAATTAGTGTTAAAATCGGGAAAGGGAAAGGTCAACTCAATGATGGACAAGTTTTTGGCTGTGAGTTTTACCCAGCGACAAAATTAAAAAAAGAAGTTGACGCCTATGTATTTTTAGGTCAAAGCAATTTTCATGCAGCAGGTATTGCATTATCAACCAATCTACCAACTTACGTTTTAGATCCTTACTTTAACGAGGTAAGAGAAGTTACAGAATTTGCTCAACAATTAAAAAAGAAAGCCACCCTTGCGATATACAAGGCAGCAGATGCAAAATCATTTGGAGTAATTATAGGGTTAAAAGAAGGACAGCTATCCAAAGTTTTCGGATTAAAAATTAAAAAAGAATTAGAAAAAGAAGGTAAAAAAGTTCAATTGTTTGCATTAACAGACATAACAAATGACAGATTAAGAAATCTTAAAGGAATTGATGCTTTTATTCAAGTTGCATGTCCAAGAATTTCTACAGACAACCAATTTGATATGCCCGTTTTGTCTACACCACAAGCTAACGCTCTCCTCAAAATTTTACGAAATGAAGATGTTGGCGAGTATTTAGAAAAACAGCATTGGTTATAG
- a CDS encoding tetratricopeptide repeat protein gives MTNPKINSILDEGNRLFLQGKFKDAITYYDKIIDEDPQHVSSLNNKGYALSKLKDFDAAMKCYDDALKLFPDDLPVLVNKISLFRKQGNFVEALSICNSILINNSRYNTVLYHKERILFSMGNFDESILCCSLILDDYPDNGDVLFDKSCGLAMLSKNDEALTLLKRAISHGIKYKTKAKKSKSFEKLLNNPEFEKLML, from the coding sequence ATGACAAATCCAAAAATAAATTCAATTTTGGATGAGGGAAATAGGTTGTTTTTACAAGGAAAATTCAAGGATGCTATAACGTATTATGATAAAATTATTGATGAAGATCCTCAACATGTAAGCTCTCTTAATAATAAGGGATATGCTCTCAGCAAACTAAAAGATTTTGATGCTGCAATGAAGTGTTATGATGATGCTCTGAAACTATTTCCAGATGATCTGCCTGTATTAGTTAACAAAATTTCATTATTTCGTAAACAAGGAAATTTTGTTGAAGCGTTGTCTATTTGTAATTCAATTTTAATAAATAATTCCAGGTATAATACTGTCTTGTATCATAAGGAGAGAATTTTATTTTCTATGGGAAATTTTGATGAATCTATATTGTGTTGTAGTTTGATATTGGATGATTATCCTGATAATGGGGATGTTTTATTTGATAAATCATGTGGCCTTGCTATGCTTTCCAAAAATGACGAAGCGTTAACTTTACTCAAACGTGCAATTTCTCATGGAATCAAATACAAAACCAAAGCCAAAAAATCTAAATCCTTTGAAAAATTATTAAATAATCCTGAATTTGAAAAATTGATGTTGTAG
- a CDS encoding zinc-binding dehydrogenase has translation MKALIYDEYATDDDFSKILKIKDIPIPEPKSNEVVFKVKAAALNYDDIWGMRGKPLAIPLPHISGTDAAGEVTAVGIDVKNIKVGDRIVSHGNMSCRVCKACTGGREYDCRKRTIWGFETGPLWGGYCEFTHLPEVNVVKIPDNISYDEAAAASMTLLTSWHMLVGRAKVQPGQIVLIMGGSSGVGNYGIQIAKLYGCIVIATASPDKLDKCMKLGADYAVDHRKDDWHKEVRRIVRNIPKSLGDVPGVDIIFEHIGGSHWNKELTLLNYGGTIVTTGATTGYDAKIDLRHIFFKGINILGSTQGTRAELEQGLYWMSKGKIKSVIDSVFSLEQAAEAHTKMLKGKGLFGKILIKPGN, from the coding sequence ATGAAAGCTCTGATTTATGATGAATATGCCACTGATGATGATTTTTCTAAAATTTTAAAAATTAAGGACATTCCAATTCCTGAGCCAAAATCAAATGAGGTGGTGTTCAAAGTAAAAGCAGCCGCACTAAACTATGATGATATTTGGGGCATGAGGGGAAAGCCTCTGGCAATTCCACTACCTCATATTTCTGGAACTGATGCTGCAGGTGAGGTTACCGCAGTTGGCATTGATGTTAAAAATATCAAGGTTGGAGATAGGATTGTCTCACATGGAAATATGTCATGCAGAGTTTGCAAGGCATGCACTGGTGGTAGAGAATATGATTGCAGAAAGCGAACCATTTGGGGTTTTGAAACGGGTCCTCTTTGGGGCGGCTATTGTGAATTTACTCACCTTCCAGAAGTTAACGTTGTAAAGATTCCTGATAACATATCTTATGATGAGGCAGCTGCTGCATCAATGACTCTGTTGACGTCATGGCACATGTTGGTTGGAAGGGCCAAAGTTCAACCTGGACAAATAGTTCTGATTATGGGTGGGAGCTCGGGGGTTGGTAACTATGGAATCCAGATTGCAAAGCTTTATGGTTGCATTGTTATCGCAACAGCCAGTCCTGACAAACTTGACAAGTGTATGAAACTCGGTGCAGACTATGCTGTGGATCACAGAAAAGATGATTGGCACAAAGAAGTTAGAAGAATTGTAAGAAACATTCCAAAATCATTAGGAGATGTTCCTGGAGTTGATATAATTTTTGAACACATTGGTGGTTCTCATTGGAACAAAGAACTAACATTGCTAAATTATGGTGGAACAATTGTTACAACTGGGGCGACAACTGGTTACGATGCCAAAATTGATTTACGTCATATTTTCTTTAAAGGAATCAATATTTTAGGTTCTACTCAGGGAACTCGTGCTGAGCTGGAGCAAGGTCTCTATTGGATGTCAAAAGGAAAAATAAAATCCGTCATCGACTCTGTGTTCTCTTTGGAACAAGCTGCAGAGGCTCATACAAAAATGCTCAAAGGCAAGGGATTATTTGGAAAAATCTTGATTAAACCTGGAAATTGA
- a CDS encoding RNA-binding protein — MSENAIFPGDKIASIEEYEAGHNAFDDGDMVRAATIGEKDIDKESRTANVKHPKLLSIPKVGDVIIGTVAAVMSSMIAVSIDYINGKPTTSKVECVCGTRNLRIRNVALVNDIVTLKILNHLNGTIHAGISEPSLGILLTKCRKCGGKVVPMRDAIKCTYCAWIDERKLASNFGNNDFVNLRS; from the coding sequence ATGTCTGAAAATGCAATATTTCCAGGTGACAAGATAGCATCTATCGAAGAATATGAGGCAGGACACAATGCCTTTGATGATGGAGACATGGTTAGAGCAGCAACAATTGGAGAAAAAGATATTGACAAAGAATCAAGAACTGCAAATGTTAAACATCCAAAACTTCTATCAATTCCCAAAGTTGGAGATGTCATTATTGGTACAGTCGCAGCAGTGATGTCATCCATGATTGCAGTTTCAATTGATTACATTAATGGAAAACCTACCACATCAAAAGTTGAATGCGTGTGCGGAACACGGAATTTAAGAATAAGAAATGTAGCTCTGGTCAACGACATAGTCACATTGAAAATTCTCAATCATCTTAACGGTACAATTCATGCAGGAATTAGTGAACCAAGTTTAGGAATTTTGTTGACCAAATGTCGCAAGTGTGGAGGTAAAGTAGTTCCAATGCGAGATGCCATCAAATGTACATATTGTGCATGGATTGATGAGAGAAAACTTGCTTCAAACTTTGGAAATAATGATTTTGTTAATTTGAGGAGCTGA
- the pheA gene encoding prephenate dehydratase encodes MVRVSFQGERGAYSEAAARSFFSKKIEPIPFATFTKVLESTTKDETQYTVLPVENSLEGSVGESYDLLYSTSLNAVGEIYHRIEHCLIGNGKLGEIDTVYSHPQALGQCRKFIEEHHMKTIPAYDTAGSIKNVKELKKDSFAGIASKEAAKIYEMPIISDNIADNPNNYTRFLILSKTNSQQTGNDKTSIIFSINHEPGSLYKIIENFHKNDVNLTKIESRPTKVNTWEYNFHADFEGHRDDPKILEMLEKIKQETIFMKVLGSYPSARIS; translated from the coding sequence ATGGTACGTGTTTCGTTCCAAGGTGAACGAGGCGCATATAGTGAAGCCGCAGCCAGATCTTTTTTTAGTAAAAAAATTGAGCCAATTCCGTTTGCAACATTTACCAAAGTGCTAGAGAGTACAACCAAAGACGAAACACAGTATACAGTTTTACCGGTAGAAAATTCTCTGGAAGGAAGTGTTGGAGAAAGCTATGATTTACTATATTCAACATCCCTAAATGCAGTAGGAGAAATTTATCATAGAATCGAACATTGCCTGATAGGAAATGGAAAGTTAGGTGAAATAGATACAGTTTATTCACATCCCCAAGCTTTAGGACAATGCAGAAAATTTATTGAAGAACATCACATGAAAACAATTCCAGCATATGACACAGCTGGAAGCATAAAGAATGTAAAGGAATTGAAAAAAGACAGTTTTGCAGGTATTGCAAGCAAAGAAGCAGCAAAAATTTATGAAATGCCAATTATTTCAGACAACATTGCAGATAATCCAAATAACTATACAAGATTTCTAATTTTATCAAAAACTAATAGTCAACAAACAGGTAATGATAAAACGTCAATCATATTTTCAATAAACCATGAACCGGGTTCACTGTACAAAATTATAGAGAATTTTCACAAAAATGATGTCAACCTTACAAAGATTGAATCAAGACCCACAAAAGTAAACACATGGGAATATAATTTTCACGCAGACTTTGAGGGACACAGAGATGATCCTAAAATATTGGAAATGTTAGAAAAAATAAAACAAGAGACAATTTTCATGAAAGTACTAGGCTCATATCCCTCTGCCAGGATAAGCTAA
- the guaB gene encoding IMP dehydrogenase — translation MEFKEGLTFDDVLLVPKYSDITSRSQTDLTTKLSRNISISIPFVSANMDTVTESSMAGAMARAGGIGIIHRFLTIKEQASEVLKVKRSGSVMIENPYSISSDKSVQDAVDYAEDKDISGLLVVDANSKLIGIVTERDLLFASGHTKIQDVMTKDVVTAKLGVTLDESKELLHKHRIEKLPIVDDLGIVKGLITSKDITNNADFPNASKDKKGRPLVGAAVGVKGDFLERSESLLEAGADALVVDIAHGHSENAMSTIRNIKKAFPNCELIAGNIATAHGAEDLIKAGVDAVKVGVGSGSICITRVITGSGVPQLTAVMDCAKIGKDYGVPIISDGGTRTSGDATKALASGASSIMVGSMLGGTDESPGTVLTKNGKRFKVYRGMASLAASIGRKSKETGSMSLDDDLNDYVAEGVEAMVPYKGTVTDILKQLTGGVRSGLSYCGAHTIQQMQENAEFIKMSRAGFAESQPHDVSLM, via the coding sequence TTGGAATTTAAAGAAGGATTAACTTTTGACGATGTTCTTCTTGTACCCAAATATTCTGATATTACAAGTAGAAGCCAGACTGATCTAACTACAAAACTGTCTAGAAATATCTCAATTAGCATCCCTTTTGTTAGTGCAAATATGGATACTGTAACTGAATCATCTATGGCTGGTGCCATGGCTCGTGCCGGGGGTATTGGAATCATTCATAGATTTCTGACGATTAAAGAACAAGCCAGTGAAGTTTTGAAAGTAAAACGTTCTGGCAGTGTAATGATTGAAAATCCTTATTCGATATCTTCAGATAAATCTGTTCAAGATGCTGTGGATTACGCTGAAGATAAGGATATTTCTGGTCTCTTAGTTGTTGATGCTAATTCAAAATTAATAGGAATTGTAACTGAGCGAGATTTATTATTTGCAAGTGGACATACCAAAATTCAGGATGTAATGACAAAGGATGTTGTAACTGCAAAACTTGGAGTTACGTTAGATGAATCCAAGGAACTTTTACACAAACATAGAATTGAAAAATTACCTATTGTTGATGATTTGGGAATCGTCAAAGGTTTGATTACAAGTAAGGATATCACTAACAATGCTGATTTTCCAAATGCATCTAAAGATAAGAAAGGTAGACCGTTAGTTGGGGCTGCCGTTGGAGTAAAGGGTGACTTTTTAGAAAGAAGTGAATCTCTTTTGGAAGCGGGTGCGGATGCATTGGTGGTTGACATAGCTCACGGACATAGTGAAAATGCAATGAGTACTATACGTAATATCAAAAAAGCATTCCCAAACTGTGAATTAATTGCAGGTAATATTGCAACGGCTCATGGTGCTGAAGATTTGATTAAGGCCGGAGTTGATGCAGTAAAAGTTGGTGTAGGTTCTGGTTCAATTTGCATTACTAGGGTAATTACTGGTTCTGGCGTGCCACAGTTGACCGCGGTAATGGATTGTGCAAAAATTGGCAAGGATTATGGTGTTCCAATAATTTCTGACGGTGGAACTCGAACTTCTGGCGATGCAACAAAGGCATTGGCTTCGGGTGCGTCATCCATAATGGTAGGAAGCATGCTTGGTGGAACTGACGAATCTCCTGGTACAGTTTTGACTAAAAATGGAAAGCGGTTCAAGGTATATCGAGGAATGGCGTCATTGGCTGCGTCCATAGGAAGAAAATCCAAAGAAACAGGCTCAATGTCACTTGATGATGATCTAAATGATTATGTTGCAGAAGGCGTTGAGGCGATGGTTCCTTACAAAGGTACTGTAACTGATATTCTAAAACAACTGACCGGTGGAGTACGATCTGGATTAAGTTATTGCGGTGCACATACAATACAACAAATGCAAGAAAATGCCGAATTCATTAAAATGTCCAGAGCTGGGTTTGCTGAAAGTCAACCTCATGATGTTTCCTTGATGTAG
- the folP gene encoding dihydropteroate synthase, producing MVKIGNVGVGGKNPVRIMAILNTSPESFYKKSINTSKIYIKNAVKQMESQGADFIDIGGMSTAPYLSTTVSEKVESKRILNAIKIIQNATNLPISVDTCRASVARDSLECGVEIINDISGLKYDGKMQDVISKFSPSLILCAYSSKQALGNSVQVTKKLLKESLKIAKTTNIASEKIVLDPAIGFFRKNGSGPFFTKIKSDWIDRDLSILKNLNSIKQNYPILISVSNKSFLGEILKKEKPHDRLFGSIAAETISVLNGADVIRTHNVEASLDAILVASKLSKQHKGL from the coding sequence GTGGTGAAAATTGGCAATGTCGGTGTGGGAGGAAAGAATCCTGTGCGTATTATGGCCATTCTTAATACAAGTCCTGAATCATTTTACAAAAAATCTATCAACACTAGTAAAATCTACATAAAAAATGCTGTCAAACAAATGGAAAGTCAAGGAGCAGATTTTATTGATATTGGAGGCATGTCTACTGCTCCTTACTTATCCACCACAGTTTCGGAAAAAGTTGAATCCAAACGAATTCTAAATGCAATTAAAATAATCCAAAATGCTACCAACCTTCCCATATCTGTTGACACATGTAGGGCAAGTGTTGCCAGGGATTCTTTGGAATGCGGTGTTGAAATCATCAATGATATTTCTGGTTTAAAATATGATGGAAAAATGCAAGATGTTATTTCAAAATTTTCTCCATCTTTAATTTTGTGCGCGTACAGTTCAAAACAGGCTCTTGGCAATTCTGTTCAGGTAACTAAAAAACTTCTTAAAGAAAGCCTAAAGATTGCAAAAACAACAAACATTGCATCCGAAAAAATTGTCCTTGATCCTGCCATTGGATTTTTTAGAAAAAATGGATCAGGCCCATTTTTTACAAAAATTAAGTCTGATTGGATAGATAGGGATCTGTCAATATTAAAAAACTTGAATTCCATCAAGCAGAATTATCCCATCTTGATCTCCGTTTCAAATAAATCCTTTTTAGGAGAAATTTTGAAAAAAGAAAAACCTCATGATCGGTTGTTTGGTTCAATTGCTGCAGAAACTATTTCTGTTCTTAATGGGGCCGATGTAATTCGCACTCATAATGTAGAGGCAAGCCTGGATGCAATCCTTGTGGCTTCCAAACTCTCCAAGCAACACAAAGGCTTATAA
- a CDS encoding DUF115 domain-containing protein, with amino-acid sequence MTISGWKTRYSDILKEFKYDKKKDEESAVLLDSILEKSDINEKMINLIKAKTVLIIGSGPSLSTAIPELKKYKKSVKIAADSSIKLLVENGIIPDIIVTDLDGDEKTLNKIAKTKSIFVVHAHGDNIKKLEFAKKFKNCVGTSQSASFNKIQNFGGFTDGDRGVFLANYCNAKKIILFGMDFGKRIGKFSETKKSERKIKLMKLKKGEYLLEWLSTITESELFTTSKSIKGFKKISYKELDFIIT; translated from the coding sequence ATGACGATATCAGGTTGGAAAACAAGATATTCAGATATTCTAAAAGAATTCAAGTATGATAAAAAGAAGGATGAAGAATCAGCTGTTCTTTTAGATTCAATATTAGAAAAATCAGACATTAATGAAAAAATGATTAATTTGATTAAAGCCAAGACAGTTTTGATCATAGGTTCTGGCCCATCTTTGTCAACAGCCATTCCAGAATTGAAAAAGTATAAGAAATCAGTAAAGATTGCAGCGGACAGTTCAATCAAACTGCTTGTAGAAAATGGAATAATTCCAGATATCATTGTTACAGATTTAGATGGAGATGAAAAAACGCTTAACAAAATTGCAAAAACAAAATCAATATTTGTTGTACATGCACATGGAGACAACATAAAAAAACTGGAATTTGCAAAAAAGTTTAAAAATTGTGTTGGAACATCACAGTCAGCATCATTCAATAAAATTCAAAATTTTGGAGGCTTTACAGATGGAGACAGAGGAGTTTTTTTAGCAAATTATTGTAATGCAAAAAAAATTATTTTGTTTGGAATGGATTTTGGAAAAAGAATCGGAAAGTTTTCAGAAACCAAAAAATCAGAAAGAAAAATAAAATTAATGAAATTGAAAAAAGGAGAATATCTTTTAGAATGGCTCTCCACAATCACAGAATCAGAATTATTTACCACGTCAAAATCGATCAAAGGATTTAAAAAAATATCATATAAAGAATTAGATTTTATAATTACCTAG